CTGCTTATCCCAATATTATAGCCAATACCGAGCACATATTGAATACCTGTAACATACATTTTGATTATGGTAAGCTAACCAATAAAAACTTAAAACATTATACCCAAAGCATACCCGATGATATAGCCCTATTACGCAGTGAGTGCATGAAAGGCTTGGTCTATCGTTATCCCAATCCATCAACCGAAGTATTAAAGCGTATAGAAAAAGAGTTGGATGTAATAGGGCAGCTTAATTTTGCTTCCTACTTTTTAATCAATTGGGATATTGTAAAATATGCGCGGCATAAAAACTATTATTATGTAGGGCGGGGTAGTGGAGCCAATAGCATTGTAGCCTATTTATTAAATATTACCGATGTTGACCCTATTGAACTTGATTTATATTTTGAACGCTTTATCAATATACACCGGAACAATGCACCCGATTTTGACATGGATTTTTCGTGGACAGACCGTGACGATATTACCAGATATATTTTTGATACATTCGGCTCACACCGAACTGCATTACTCGCCACCTATAGCACCTTTCAGCACGATGCCGTTACACGCGAGTTAGGAAAAGTATTTGGCTTGCCACCTAATGAAATAGATAAACTACAACGCAATAAAACAGGTGAAGGCTTGGATGATATAAGCAAATTAGTAATACGTTATAGCCATTTAATAAAAGGATTTCCTAGCCATTTAAGCATACATGCCAGCGGTATTATTATTTCAGAAGAGCCCATTAGTTGCTATACCGCCACCAATTTACCACCCAAAGGTTATCCAACTACCCAGTTTAGTATGTTAGAAGCAGAGGATATAGGCTTGTATAAATTTGATATATTGAGCCAACGCGGATTAGGTAAAATAAAAGACACGCTGAGCATAGTAAAAGAAAACAAAGGAGTTGATATAGACATACACAATATAGCAGCCTTTAAAACCGATGAACAAGTAAAAGCCTTATTACGTAAAGGCAATACCATAGGTTGTTTTTATGTAGAGTCGCCAGCCATGCGTATGTTATTAGCCAAGTTACAAGCCGATGATTATTTACGCTTGGTGGCAGCCAGCTCTATTATACGCCCCGGTGTAGCTAAAAGCGGTATGATGCGCGAATATATTATTCGCTTTCGCGATGAGAGTTTAAGAGAAAAAGCCCGGGACAAACTACCCGAGTTATACAACCTGTTAGCCGAAACCTATGGCGTAATGGTATATCAGGAAGATGTAATAAAAATAGCCCATTTGTTTGCCGACCTAACACTTGCCGAAGCCGATTACCTGCGCAGAGGCATGAGTTGGAAATTTAAAAAGCGTAATGAGTTTGACCAGGTACGCGAAAACTTTTTTCGCAATTGTTTAAAAAAAGGACACGACATCAATACCATAAATGACATATGGAACCAAATAGAAAGCTTTGCCAACTTTGCTTTTTCCAAAGGGCATTCAGCCAGTTATGCAGTGGAAAGTTATCAGGCATTATTTTTAAAAGCCTATTACCCCTTAGAATATATGGTAGCCACCTTAAACAATGGTGGAGGTTTTTATCGTACCGAGTTATATATACACGAAGCACGCATGCAAGGAGGTACTATTGAAAAGCCATGCGTTAATTATAGTCAGGCACATTGCGTAATAAAAAATACCACCATATACCTTGGCTTAAGTTTAATTGCCGAGTTAAGTGAACAAAACATAAAAACCATTATAAACGAAAGAGACCACAATGGTCACTATAAAAACATACACGATTTTTTACAACGTGTGCCGATATCCATAGAACAAATGCGGTTATTGGTAAAAGCAGGTGCTTTTAACTTTACAGAGCGTAACAAAACAGAATTGTTGTGGGAAATACACAGCATTATATCGCCCAATACAAAAAAAACAAATACGCAGGAGTTGTTTCAAACAGCCACCCCACATTGGGAATTACCAGTTTTGAATTACTCTGCTATTGACGAAGCCTTTGATGAAATAGCCCTGTTTGGTTTTTCTTTATGCTCTCCATTCGAATTATTAAAAGAAACCATACCTACTAAAATAACAGCAGCGCAAATAAGCCGGTCCATAAATAAAACAGTAAGCATAGTGGGTTATTTAGTCAATGTAAAAAATACTTATACAGGCAAAGGCGATAAAATGCACTTTGGTACTTTTCTAGATATAGCAGGCCATTGGATAGATACCGTTCATTTTCCACCAAGCTTAAAACAATATCCGTTTACCGGTAATGGTTGTTACCTTATTAAAGGCAAAGTAGTAAACGAATACGATTTTATAAGTATAGATGTAAGCGAACTAACCCGCTTACCGATGGTGGATAGGGAGTTGTAGAGAGCTTATAGTTACGCGAACTTTAGTAAAGTAATCTTAGTAAGTAATAGAAATTAAGTTACGTTGTACTTTGTCATGACGAATTAATACTTTAACAATATAACTATTGAATAGTACTAATTAAATCCCCATCAATTTAATAACCAATAGTAAAAACAATACTATCAATACACTATCCCTAAACTTCTTTCTCATAATATATCTTGTAATACTTTCTACCATCATTTTCAACTCCATGCTCAATTAAGTCCTTATTGCCATGAATGTATATGTGAAAGTTTTTATCCAACTTTAAAATACTTTTAAATACGCGGGCCTGTTTTTTTACCGCTTGCGATGAAATTTCAAAACTGCTTTCCATATCAATAGCATGGTCAGCACGGTAAGTTTCATCAAACTTGCGGAACGAGTTAATTAAATCAGGGTCTTGAAAAACCTCTTGCTCAAACTCATCCTTTTCAAAATTATTATGCGTTTTAAAATACTCCATCGACCTGTTTAATATGTCAATCTGGTCCGTTTTATTTACCGCAAAATCTTCAGGTAGCTGAGTGGTTACATAGTTTTTAGCTATGTTTAAAAAATCTTTCGTTTGGTGGTATTCATCGTTACAAGGAGTAAGTAATAAAAAAGTATCTTTCCA
This DNA window, taken from Bacteroidota bacterium, encodes the following:
- the dnaE gene encoding DNA polymerase III subunit alpha, with amino-acid sequence MLLNCHTYYSFCYGTYTIENLLDEVIQKGYDTFVLSDINNTSACLDTIRLAQEKNIKPIVGIDFRNQTQQQYVGIAANNLGFKELNEHLSLHLHSSIPFNQTAPEFNNAYIIYPLSYYKGWPLRDNEFVGVSIKELANLAFLPAKQQTHKLVALQTVSFANKQTFNAHRLLRAIDTNNLLSKLPLTQQAKGTEFMLSRQEMYATYAAYPNIIANTEHILNTCNIHFDYGKLTNKNLKHYTQSIPDDIALLRSECMKGLVYRYPNPSTEVLKRIEKELDVIGQLNFASYFLINWDIVKYARHKNYYYVGRGSGANSIVAYLLNITDVDPIELDLYFERFINIHRNNAPDFDMDFSWTDRDDITRYIFDTFGSHRTALLATYSTFQHDAVTRELGKVFGLPPNEIDKLQRNKTGEGLDDISKLVIRYSHLIKGFPSHLSIHASGIIISEEPISCYTATNLPPKGYPTTQFSMLEAEDIGLYKFDILSQRGLGKIKDTLSIVKENKGVDIDIHNIAAFKTDEQVKALLRKGNTIGCFYVESPAMRMLLAKLQADDYLRLVAASSIIRPGVAKSGMMREYIIRFRDESLREKARDKLPELYNLLAETYGVMVYQEDVIKIAHLFADLTLAEADYLRRGMSWKFKKRNEFDQVRENFFRNCLKKGHDINTINDIWNQIESFANFAFSKGHSASYAVESYQALFLKAYYPLEYMVATLNNGGGFYRTELYIHEARMQGGTIEKPCVNYSQAHCVIKNTTIYLGLSLIAELSEQNIKTIINERDHNGHYKNIHDFLQRVPISIEQMRLLVKAGAFNFTERNKTELLWEIHSIISPNTKKTNTQELFQTATPHWELPVLNYSAIDEAFDEIALFGFSLCSPFELLKETIPTKITAAQISRSINKTVSIVGYLVNVKNTYTGKGDKMHFGTFLDIAGHWIDTVHFPPSLKQYPFTGNGCYLIKGKVVNEYDFISIDVSELTRLPMVDREL